A single Phytohabitans houttuyneae DNA region contains:
- a CDS encoding QsdR family transcriptional regulator, with product MRMEGVAASGPERARRVVSYDVVVHGGARHFLARGGLAMDDLAVELAVSRATLYRVAGTRDRVLGDVLWYLGSRTLADAFRGRSATGVTGVVEVTGRFCDSLARSRPFRRFIAQEPETAARVLLTPAGRVHERFIVAQTRIFRDCLELPAAPADTELRGRAYLYVRIVESVIYGEMLHGGNPTPAVTNRMLRAVLTDLTA from the coding sequence ACCGGAACGCGCACGGCGGGTGGTGAGCTACGACGTGGTCGTGCACGGCGGCGCGCGGCACTTCCTCGCGCGCGGCGGCCTCGCTATGGACGACCTCGCCGTCGAGCTCGCGGTGAGCCGCGCGACGCTCTACCGGGTGGCCGGCACCCGCGACCGCGTGCTCGGCGACGTGCTGTGGTACCTGGGCTCGCGCACGCTCGCCGACGCCTTCCGCGGCCGCTCGGCGACCGGGGTGACCGGCGTGGTGGAGGTGACCGGCCGCTTCTGCGACTCGCTGGCCCGCTCGCGCCCGTTCCGGCGGTTCATCGCCCAGGAGCCGGAGACCGCCGCGCGGGTGCTGCTGACGCCGGCGGGGCGCGTGCACGAGCGGTTCATCGTCGCGCAGACCCGCATCTTCCGCGACTGCCTCGAGCTGCCGGCCGCGCCCGCCGACACCGAGCTGCGCGGCCGCGCGTACCTGTACGTGCGGATCGTCGAGTCGGTCATCTACGGCGAGATGCTGCACGGCGGCAACCCCACGCCCGCGGTCACCAACCGCATGCTGCGCGCGGTGCTCACCGACCTGACGGCGTGA